The Nerophis lumbriciformis linkage group LG05, RoL_Nlum_v2.1, whole genome shotgun sequence genome contains a region encoding:
- the LOC133606657 gene encoding uncharacterized protein isoform X2, whose protein sequence is MRAEMEGTLDGDRATSERRPSILLLQNMLRKASQSSLDNEYQTLVSSPSELSVSPVDGWRSKQNAFKTENNQPAPASAEIKASTLFARSSQNGASSNPFYSYYMESENKYNQDQDSISVPQPQFQSSPLENEATMSDPHKDFIQAFSLNHVQDSFPTSQSVSSSGHYHGANHKSVDTYTKNLPENLYKDSNSYSSNMQDLYQNSREDEKVLAKYPSTFANPSPDKDLFTSSKGPVSNLFYSASTKFQTNGGGFPHNNKLADSGLSGSDLDAFSPFSTAEPFPSPLVKNLFGDGGNARDSFGAKPFDSKDNFRSSPLVQSNYSDAQHEIVLTTPQGSKHGILHPTPFNQAQKLMGSPDSSPTESEHVQFSRRPPKPLPRSKPSRPPKPAYSVEPDAAVSPKPPPRPFKPLPKLPIHLKTDAEDNKAAESEGYPVFEDILLMGQERCVEDWPEDSPQLDPGFKPSGTFKLRRESLKVKMDHEIAERGSGEEQDDYGTQGKKKGRKFSLMSRRGSKDTFPDDNRSFTLPTQRKLSKDYFYDMDSSPVEKEDGVQSWSDTKKKDPLKNKVNQLLRRASTSLINKQSTAESKEAMFDYSTNVEEKVGQWETDGYTSNGKKKKKFKLISKKHLPGEQSKGAYGFSNRTDSNEYVFEDEDRLRTPHSTRQGGLVDMNAFSASMPTGLNDQEPYWPEDYKTKKSMKKKWLHLARHNSKEDMPNTNEQYYEELNSDDYKLKKNKFKAQSRKQKPIRSLPELEEPGAYSHASYAEAPYSDHWLGEDDVMRSGNPRRSTKVDYNYEVDELAICKTKKSKRKSLWKHKSKNKEWDDPSEDSAALSEAAHAEMLAAQRDMANSVEDTEGDGDTDSLMEWWNTVEQWDELPSDEEEKNDDSTSFTILANKVQRGLRVFNKIFMERAEVLWQHIIRLHALADDIIIFHQKAKAAGITGGTTAAVGGVTAIAGLALAPFTFGASLIITAVGVGVATAGGITTASATISDNVNNMHERKKVEAVLQEYDLHFQDVAKVLNFVNHGIYKLRGHPFLRSGTQHYSEDWEVRKAVQMISLVDSPVMRASEVTETNLALVQRFHSSIDKYFLKESRELKRNYKKEFVAQIKEVANVLNDGVVELNAIREELQSAVGNI, encoded by the exons ATGAGAGCAGAAatg GAGGGGACATTGGATGGAGACCGCGCCACAAGCGAAAGACGACCt AGTATTTTGCTGCTTCAAAACATGCTGAGAAAAGCTTCGCAAAGTTCACTCGACAATGAATAccag ACTCTCGTTTCATCGCCCTCTGAATTAAGCGTTTCTCCTGTGGATGGTTGGAGAAGCAAACAG AACGCCTTTAAGACGGAGAACAATCAGCCGGCGCCTGCTTCAGCTGAG ATCAAAGCATCTACTTTGTTCGCACGAAGCTCTCAG AATGGGGCCAGCAGCAACCCTTTTTATTCGTATTACATG GAATCTGAGAACAAGTACAACCAAGATCAAGACAGCATCTCTGTCCCTCAGCCCCAATTCCAGAGTTCTCCTCTGGAAAATGAAGCCACAATGTCTGACCCTCATAAGGACTTCATTCAGGCTTTCAGCCTAAACCACGTGCAGGACAGCTTTCCAACATCCCAAAGTGTGTCTTCAAGCGGCCATTATCACGGCGCCAACCACAAATCGGTAGATACCTACACGAAGAACCTTCCTGAAAACCTCTACAAGGACTCAAATTCATACAGCTCAAACATGCAGGATCTTTACCAAAATTCCAGAGAAGATGAGAAAGTCTTGGCTAAATATCCCAGCACTTTTGCGAATCCGTCCCCTGACAAGGATCTCTTCACCTCCTCAAAGGGTCCAGTGTCGAACCTGTTTTATTCTGCCTCCACCAAGTTTCAAACAAACGGAGGAGGATTCCCTCATAATAACAAACTTGCTGACTCTGGATTATCTGGGTCAGATCTGGATGCATTCTCCCCTTTCTCCACTGCAGAGCCATTCCCCAGCCCGCTAGTAAAGAATTTATTTGGAGATGGTGGCAATGCCAGGGACTCATTTGGTGCAAAGCCATTTGATAGCAAGGATAATTTTAGGTCGTCACCCCTGGTCCAATCAAATTATTCTGACGCACAGCACGAGATTGTGCTCACCACTCCGCAGGGAAGCAAGCACGGAATCCTCCACCCGACCCCCTTCAATCAGGCCCAGAAACTGATGGGGTCGCCGGATTCTTCTCCGACTGAGTCAGAGCAC GTGCAATTCTCTAGGCGTCCACCAAAGCCACTGCCTCGTTCCAAACCTTCCAGGCCACCCAAGCCAGCATACTCT GTGGAGCCTGATGCAGCTGTGTCTCCGAAACCTCCTCCAAGACCGTTTAAACCGCTACCCAAGCTGCCCATTCACCTCAAAACCGATGCTGAG GACAACAAAGCGGCTGAGTCGGAGGGCTACCCCGTCTTTGAGGACATTTTGCTGATGGGACAG GAGAGGTGTGTAGAAGACTGGCCAGAGGACAGTCCTCAGCTGGACCCCGGCTTCAAACCA TCCGGGACGTTTAAACTCCGCCGTGAATCCCTAAAA GTGAAGATGGACCATGAGATAGCAGAAAGAGGCAGTGGAGAAGAACAGGATGATTATGGAACTCAGGGCAAG AAAAAGGGGAGGAAGTTCTCCCTGATGTCCAGAAGAGGCTCAAAG GACACATTTCCTGATGACAACAGGAGCTTCACTTTACCTACACAAAGAAAATTATCAAAG GACTATTTTTACGACATGGATTCATCACCAGTTGAGAAAGAAGATGGAGTGCAAAGTTGGTCGGACACAAAG AAGAAGGACCCTCTGAAGAACAAAGTCAACCAGCTGCTGAGGCGTGCGTCCACCAGTCTCATCAACAAACAATCGACTGCTGAAAGCAAG GAGGCCATGTTTGACTACAGCACGAATGTGGAAGAGAAAGTTGGACAATGGGAGACTGACGGCTACACCAGT AAtggcaaaaagaagaagaagttcaAGTTAATCTCAAAGAAACATCTCCCTGGGGAGCAGTCCAAGGGGGCATATGGATTCTCCAATCGCACAGACTCAAATGAGTATGTATTTGAGGATGAGGACAGGTTAAGGACTCCTCATTCCACCAGACAG GGCGGGCTCGTAGACATGAATGCTTTTTCTGCAAGCATGCCCACTGGATTGAATGACCAAGAACCCTACTGGCCTGAGGACTACAAAACT AAGAAATCCATGAAGAAGAAATGGCTGCACTTGGCTCGCCACAACTCCAAG GAGGACATGCCGAACACCAACGAGCAGTATTATGAAGAGCTGAACTCAGATGACTACAAGCTG aaaaaaaacaaattcaagGCTCAGTCTCGCAAACAAAAGCCGATTCGCAGTTTACCTGAACTGGAGGAACCAGGCGCATACAGCCATGCTTCTTACGCAGAGGCGCCTTAT TCGGACCACTGGCTTGGCGAGGATGATGTCATGCGGAGTGGAAACCCACGCAGGAGTACCAAAGTGGACTACAACTACGAAGTGGATGAACTGGCAATCTGCAAAACG aaaaagtcAAAGCGCAAAAGCTTATGGAAGCACAAATCGAAG AACAAAGAGTGGGATGACCCCAGCGAGGACTCAGCAGCCCTGTCAGAGGCGGCCCAT GCTGAAATGCTGGCGGCTCAGAGGGACATGGCGAACAGTGTGGAAGACACTGAGGGTGACGGG GACACGGACAGCTTGATGGAATGGTGGAACACAGTGGAAC AATGGGATGAGCTTCCATCAGACGAAGAGGAAAAAAACGATGATTCCAC GTCCTTCACTATCTTGGCGAACAAGGTTCAGCGAGGCCTGCGCGTCTTCAACAAAATCTTCATGGAGCGCGCCGAGGTTTTGTGGCAGCATATCATCAGGCTGCACGCCCTGGCCGATGACATCATCATCTTCCACCAGAAAGCCAAGGCGGCAGGCATCACCGGCGGCACCACGGCGGCCGTCGGTGGCGTGACAGCCATCGCTGGCCTGGCCTTGGCACCTTTTACGTTTGGCGCCTCCCTCATTATCACGGCTGTCGGTGTAGGTGTCGCTACCGCTGGAGGGATCACCACGGCCTCGGCGACCATTTCGGATAATGTTAACAACATGCATGAGCGCAAGAAG GTGGAGGCAGTGCTACAGGAGTATGATCTTCACTTTCAGGACGTGGCCAAGGTCCTTAACTTCGTCAATCACGGTATCTACAAACTGCGCGGGCATCCTTTCCTCCGGTCCGGCACACAGCACTACTCCGAGGACTGGGAGGTGCGCAAGGCAGTGCAGATGATCAGCCTGGTGGACTCGCCCGTCATGCGAGCTTCAGAGGTCACCGAGACCAACCTGGCCTTAGTCCAAAGATTTCACAGCAGCATTGACAAGTATTTCCTCAAGGAATCCCGGGAGCTGAAGAGAAACTATAAGAAGGAGTTTGTGGCTCAGATAAAGGAGGTTGCCAATGTGCTCAATGATGGAGTGGTGGAGCTCAACGCCATCAGGGAGGAGTTACAGAGCGCGGTTGGGAACATTTAA
- the LOC133606657 gene encoding uncharacterized protein isoform X1 has product MRAEMEGTLDGDRATSERRPSILLLQNMLRKASQSSLDNEYQTLVSSPSELSVSPVDGWRSKQNAFKTENNQPAPASAEIKASTLFARSSQNGASSNPFYSYYMESENKYNQDQDSISVPQPQFQSSPLENEATMSDPHKDFIQAFSLNHVQDSFPTSQSVSSSGHYHGANHKSVDTYTKNLPENLYKDSNSYSSNMQDLYQNSREDEKVLAKYPSTFANPSPDKDLFTSSKGPVSNLFYSASTKFQTNGGGFPHNNKLADSGLSGSDLDAFSPFSTAEPFPSPLVKNLFGDGGNARDSFGAKPFDSKDNFRSSPLVQSNYSDAQHEIVLTTPQGSKHGILHPTPFNQAQKLMGSPDSSPTESEHVQFSRRPPKPLPRSKPSRPPKPAYSVEPDAAVSPKPPPRPFKPLPKLPIHLKTDAEDNKAAESEGYPVFEDILLMGQERCVEDWPEDSPQLDPGFKPSGTFKLRRESLKVKMDHEIAERGSGEEQDDYGTQGKKKGRKFSLMSRRGSKDTFPDDNRSFTLPTQRKLSKDYFYDMDSSPVEKEDGVQSWSDTKKKDPLKNKVNQLLRRASTSLINKQSTAESKEAMFDYSTNVEEKVGQWETDGYTSNGKKKKKFKLISKKHLPGEQSKGAYGFSNRTDSNEYVFEDEDRLRTPHSTRQGGLVDMNAFSASMPTGLNDQEPYWPEDYKTQKKSMKKKWLHLARHNSKEDMPNTNEQYYEELNSDDYKLKKNKFKAQSRKQKPIRSLPELEEPGAYSHASYAEAPYSDHWLGEDDVMRSGNPRRSTKVDYNYEVDELAICKTKKSKRKSLWKHKSKNKEWDDPSEDSAALSEAAHAEMLAAQRDMANSVEDTEGDGDTDSLMEWWNTVEQWDELPSDEEEKNDDSTSFTILANKVQRGLRVFNKIFMERAEVLWQHIIRLHALADDIIIFHQKAKAAGITGGTTAAVGGVTAIAGLALAPFTFGASLIITAVGVGVATAGGITTASATISDNVNNMHERKKVEAVLQEYDLHFQDVAKVLNFVNHGIYKLRGHPFLRSGTQHYSEDWEVRKAVQMISLVDSPVMRASEVTETNLALVQRFHSSIDKYFLKESRELKRNYKKEFVAQIKEVANVLNDGVVELNAIREELQSAVGNI; this is encoded by the exons ATGAGAGCAGAAatg GAGGGGACATTGGATGGAGACCGCGCCACAAGCGAAAGACGACCt AGTATTTTGCTGCTTCAAAACATGCTGAGAAAAGCTTCGCAAAGTTCACTCGACAATGAATAccag ACTCTCGTTTCATCGCCCTCTGAATTAAGCGTTTCTCCTGTGGATGGTTGGAGAAGCAAACAG AACGCCTTTAAGACGGAGAACAATCAGCCGGCGCCTGCTTCAGCTGAG ATCAAAGCATCTACTTTGTTCGCACGAAGCTCTCAG AATGGGGCCAGCAGCAACCCTTTTTATTCGTATTACATG GAATCTGAGAACAAGTACAACCAAGATCAAGACAGCATCTCTGTCCCTCAGCCCCAATTCCAGAGTTCTCCTCTGGAAAATGAAGCCACAATGTCTGACCCTCATAAGGACTTCATTCAGGCTTTCAGCCTAAACCACGTGCAGGACAGCTTTCCAACATCCCAAAGTGTGTCTTCAAGCGGCCATTATCACGGCGCCAACCACAAATCGGTAGATACCTACACGAAGAACCTTCCTGAAAACCTCTACAAGGACTCAAATTCATACAGCTCAAACATGCAGGATCTTTACCAAAATTCCAGAGAAGATGAGAAAGTCTTGGCTAAATATCCCAGCACTTTTGCGAATCCGTCCCCTGACAAGGATCTCTTCACCTCCTCAAAGGGTCCAGTGTCGAACCTGTTTTATTCTGCCTCCACCAAGTTTCAAACAAACGGAGGAGGATTCCCTCATAATAACAAACTTGCTGACTCTGGATTATCTGGGTCAGATCTGGATGCATTCTCCCCTTTCTCCACTGCAGAGCCATTCCCCAGCCCGCTAGTAAAGAATTTATTTGGAGATGGTGGCAATGCCAGGGACTCATTTGGTGCAAAGCCATTTGATAGCAAGGATAATTTTAGGTCGTCACCCCTGGTCCAATCAAATTATTCTGACGCACAGCACGAGATTGTGCTCACCACTCCGCAGGGAAGCAAGCACGGAATCCTCCACCCGACCCCCTTCAATCAGGCCCAGAAACTGATGGGGTCGCCGGATTCTTCTCCGACTGAGTCAGAGCAC GTGCAATTCTCTAGGCGTCCACCAAAGCCACTGCCTCGTTCCAAACCTTCCAGGCCACCCAAGCCAGCATACTCT GTGGAGCCTGATGCAGCTGTGTCTCCGAAACCTCCTCCAAGACCGTTTAAACCGCTACCCAAGCTGCCCATTCACCTCAAAACCGATGCTGAG GACAACAAAGCGGCTGAGTCGGAGGGCTACCCCGTCTTTGAGGACATTTTGCTGATGGGACAG GAGAGGTGTGTAGAAGACTGGCCAGAGGACAGTCCTCAGCTGGACCCCGGCTTCAAACCA TCCGGGACGTTTAAACTCCGCCGTGAATCCCTAAAA GTGAAGATGGACCATGAGATAGCAGAAAGAGGCAGTGGAGAAGAACAGGATGATTATGGAACTCAGGGCAAG AAAAAGGGGAGGAAGTTCTCCCTGATGTCCAGAAGAGGCTCAAAG GACACATTTCCTGATGACAACAGGAGCTTCACTTTACCTACACAAAGAAAATTATCAAAG GACTATTTTTACGACATGGATTCATCACCAGTTGAGAAAGAAGATGGAGTGCAAAGTTGGTCGGACACAAAG AAGAAGGACCCTCTGAAGAACAAAGTCAACCAGCTGCTGAGGCGTGCGTCCACCAGTCTCATCAACAAACAATCGACTGCTGAAAGCAAG GAGGCCATGTTTGACTACAGCACGAATGTGGAAGAGAAAGTTGGACAATGGGAGACTGACGGCTACACCAGT AAtggcaaaaagaagaagaagttcaAGTTAATCTCAAAGAAACATCTCCCTGGGGAGCAGTCCAAGGGGGCATATGGATTCTCCAATCGCACAGACTCAAATGAGTATGTATTTGAGGATGAGGACAGGTTAAGGACTCCTCATTCCACCAGACAG GGCGGGCTCGTAGACATGAATGCTTTTTCTGCAAGCATGCCCACTGGATTGAATGACCAAGAACCCTACTGGCCTGAGGACTACAAAACT cagAAGAAATCCATGAAGAAGAAATGGCTGCACTTGGCTCGCCACAACTCCAAG GAGGACATGCCGAACACCAACGAGCAGTATTATGAAGAGCTGAACTCAGATGACTACAAGCTG aaaaaaaacaaattcaagGCTCAGTCTCGCAAACAAAAGCCGATTCGCAGTTTACCTGAACTGGAGGAACCAGGCGCATACAGCCATGCTTCTTACGCAGAGGCGCCTTAT TCGGACCACTGGCTTGGCGAGGATGATGTCATGCGGAGTGGAAACCCACGCAGGAGTACCAAAGTGGACTACAACTACGAAGTGGATGAACTGGCAATCTGCAAAACG aaaaagtcAAAGCGCAAAAGCTTATGGAAGCACAAATCGAAG AACAAAGAGTGGGATGACCCCAGCGAGGACTCAGCAGCCCTGTCAGAGGCGGCCCAT GCTGAAATGCTGGCGGCTCAGAGGGACATGGCGAACAGTGTGGAAGACACTGAGGGTGACGGG GACACGGACAGCTTGATGGAATGGTGGAACACAGTGGAAC AATGGGATGAGCTTCCATCAGACGAAGAGGAAAAAAACGATGATTCCAC GTCCTTCACTATCTTGGCGAACAAGGTTCAGCGAGGCCTGCGCGTCTTCAACAAAATCTTCATGGAGCGCGCCGAGGTTTTGTGGCAGCATATCATCAGGCTGCACGCCCTGGCCGATGACATCATCATCTTCCACCAGAAAGCCAAGGCGGCAGGCATCACCGGCGGCACCACGGCGGCCGTCGGTGGCGTGACAGCCATCGCTGGCCTGGCCTTGGCACCTTTTACGTTTGGCGCCTCCCTCATTATCACGGCTGTCGGTGTAGGTGTCGCTACCGCTGGAGGGATCACCACGGCCTCGGCGACCATTTCGGATAATGTTAACAACATGCATGAGCGCAAGAAG GTGGAGGCAGTGCTACAGGAGTATGATCTTCACTTTCAGGACGTGGCCAAGGTCCTTAACTTCGTCAATCACGGTATCTACAAACTGCGCGGGCATCCTTTCCTCCGGTCCGGCACACAGCACTACTCCGAGGACTGGGAGGTGCGCAAGGCAGTGCAGATGATCAGCCTGGTGGACTCGCCCGTCATGCGAGCTTCAGAGGTCACCGAGACCAACCTGGCCTTAGTCCAAAGATTTCACAGCAGCATTGACAAGTATTTCCTCAAGGAATCCCGGGAGCTGAAGAGAAACTATAAGAAGGAGTTTGTGGCTCAGATAAAGGAGGTTGCCAATGTGCTCAATGATGGAGTGGTGGAGCTCAACGCCATCAGGGAGGAGTTACAGAGCGCGGTTGGGAACATTTAA